Proteins from a genomic interval of Zingiber officinale cultivar Zhangliang chromosome 1B, Zo_v1.1, whole genome shotgun sequence:
- the LOC122016452 gene encoding phenylcoumaran benzylic ether reductase Pyrc5-like, translated as MASKSKILVIGATGYIGKHIALASAREGHSTFALVRAAAAADQPLAKAKLLQDFQAAGVTLLDGDLYDRASLVSAIKQVDVVISAVGQSQLKDQTKIIDAIKDSGAHIKRFLPSEFTLDVDRSNAVEPAKSAFALKVQIRRAVEASGIPYTYVSSNGFAGQWLPTLGQAGVTGLPTDKVVILGDGNVKVVFVDEDDIGTYTVKAVDDPRTLNKVLYLRPPNNILSHNELVSVWEKKVGKTFERVYVSEEEALKKIQESSDPLNLIYAILHSVSIKGDETNFEIEPSFGVEASELYPDVKYTSVDEYLNRFL; from the exons ATGGCGTCGAAGAGCAAGATTCTAGTGATCGGCGCCACCGGATACATCGGCAAGCACATCGCTCTCGCCAGCGCCAGGGAAGGCCACTCCACCTTCGCCCTCGTCCGTGCCGCCGCTGCTGCCGACCAGCCCCTTGCCAAGGCCAAGCTCCTCCAAGACTTCCAGGCCGCCGGCGTCACTCTCCTCGAC GGGGATCTGTACGACCGCGCGAGCCTGGTGAGCGCCATCAAGCAAGTCGACGTCGTTATCTCCGCCGTTGGCCAGTCGCAGTTGAAGGATCAAACCAAGATCATCGACGCCATCAAAGATTCTGGCGCCCACATCAAG AGGTTTTTACCTTCCGAGTTCACCCTCGATGTCGACCGATCGAACGCTGTAGAGCCGGCCAAGTCAGCCTTCGCTCTCAAGGTACAGATCCGCAGGGCCGTAGAGGCTTCAGGGATCCCTTACACTTACGTGTCCAGCAATGGCTTCGCTGGGCAATGGCTCCCCACCCTTGGGCAGGCTGGAGTTACCGGTCTTCCAACCGACAAAGTCGTCATTTTGGGTGATGGGAACGTCAAAG TTGTGTTTGTCGACGAAGATGACATCGGAACATACACTGTGAAAGCAGTGGATGATCCCAGAACATTGAACAAGGTCCTGTATCTGAGACCACCAAACAACATCCTATCGCACAACGAGCTCGTTTCTGTTTGGGAAAAGAAAGTCGGCAAGACCTTCGAGCGGGTCTATGTTTCTGAAGAAGAAGCTCTCAAGAAGATCCAAG AATCATCTGACCCATTGAACCTGATTTATGCAATTCTTCACTCGGTCTCTATCAAGGGCGACGAAACGAACTTCGAGATCGAGCCATCATTCGGCGTGGAGGCTTCGGAACTCTACCCCGATGTCAAATATACTTCTGTGGATGAATACCTGAATCGTTTTCTGTAA